A genome region from Euphorbia lathyris chromosome 4, ddEupLath1.1, whole genome shotgun sequence includes the following:
- the LOC136225428 gene encoding RNA pseudouridine synthase 4, mitochondrial isoform X2 produces MPEISHLRRVIHFRSVLYDFFRHSTRSHSAAHVLRSHYATLTPHPLEDRNNENEKGKWFTLPPYTPSINGSSLGKAIAATIPDKPATETTALKWILRCCPELPRNLVQKLFRLRQVRRESSNLGDQADNNRAAKDLMHLGDRIFLPNTVQALPAESERQHHHYNEEEVNFVRSLELYKDEAIIVINKPPGLPVQGGVGIKISLDELAECCLSYDYSEPPRLVHRLDRDSSGILVMGRTQTSTTVLHSIFREKTFAASNDDIGNQRRILQRKYWALVMGTPRRQKGLISVPLGKVVVDNGKSDRITVVENGNNTTSQHAVTQYRVIESSHGFTWLELSPITGRKHQLRVHCAEVLGTPIVGDYKYGWQTHREWKRFSSPDLEQNSHEKTPCEKILPFGIDLKSGSISEKNPRLHLHCKQMVLPDVSQALNGLQISSDYNVADLKTIELDAPLPNYMQRSWELLRS; encoded by the exons ATGCCGGAAATCTCCCATCTCCGCCGTGTCATCCACTTCCGATCGGTACTTTACGATTTCTTCCGACACTCTACAAGGTCTCATTCGGCCGCCCATGTTCTCCGCTCTCACTACGCCACCCTTACCCCACATCCACTCGAAGATCGAAACAATGAAAACGAGAAGGGGAAATGGTTCACTTTGCCTCCGTACACTCCCTCAATCAATGGTTCATCATTAGGTAAAGCAATAGCTGCAACTATTCCAGATAAACCGGCGACTGAAACGACGGCGCTCAAGTGGATCCTTCGTTGCTGCCCGGAACTTCCCAGAAACCTTGTGCAGAAACTATTCCGTTTGAGACAG GTTCGAAGAGAGTCCTCTAATCTAGGTGATCAAGCAGACAATAATCGGG CAGCGAAGGATTTGATGCATTTAGGAGATAGAATCTTTCTTCCTAATACAGTCCAAGCATTGCCCGCGGAGTCTGAGAGACAGCATCACCATTACAATGAAGAAGAAGTGAACTTCGTTCGCAGCCTTGAGCTGTATAAG GATGAGGCCATTATTGTCATCAATAAACCTCCTGGATTGCCTGTTCAG GGTGGTGTTGGCATTAAAATAAGCTTGGATGAACTGGCTGAGTGTTGTTTAAGTTATGACTACTCTGAACCTCCTAGGCTG GTTCATAGACTTGACAGAGATAGTAGTGGTATATTGGTGATGGGAAGGACACAAACAAGTACTACGGTTCTGCATTCTATCTTTCGGGAGAAGACCTTTGCAGCATCTAATGAT GATATTGGAAATCAAAGAAGAATCCTACAAAGAAAGTACTGGGCACTTGTAATGGGAACTCCAAGACGTCAAAAAGGGTTAATTTCAGTACCACTGGGAAAG GTAGTGGTGGACAACGGTAAATCCGATCGAATAACAGTAGTTGAGAATGGCAACAACACAACTTCTCAGCATGCGGTGACACAGTATAGAGTAATCGAATCATCTcatg GGTTCACATGGCTAGAGTTATCACCAATCACTGGTAGAAAACATCAG CTGCGAGTTCACTGCGCTGAAGTATTAGGCACCCCAATAGTCGGGGACTACAAATATGGGTGGCAAACTCACCGTGAGTGGAAACGTTTTTCTTCACCCGATCTCGAGCAAAACTCACATGAGAAAACGCCCTGTGAAAAGATACTACCTTTCGGCATTGATTTGAAAAGCGGAAGCATTTCCGAAAAGAATCCTCGTTTGCATCTTCACTGCAAACAGATGGTTTTACCTGACGTATCTCAGGCTTTGAATGGTCTGCAAATATCCTCAGATTATAATGTTGCAGATCTCAAAACCATTGAGTTGGATGCTCCTTTGCCTAATTATATGCAAAGAAGTTGGGAGCTTTTGAGATCCTGA
- the LOC136225428 gene encoding RNA pseudouridine synthase 4, mitochondrial isoform X1 translates to MHLGDRIFLPNTVQALPAESERQHHHYNEEEVNFVRSLELYKDEAIIVINKPPGLPVQGGVGIKISLDELAECCLSYDYSEPPRLVHRLDRDSSGILVMGRTQTSTTVLHSIFREKTFAASNDDIGNQRRILQRKYWALVMGTPRRQKGLISVPLGKVVVDNGKSDRITVVENGNNTTSQHAVTQYRVIESSHGFTWLELSPITGRKHQLRVHCAEVLGTPIVGDYKYGWQTHREWKRFSSPDLEQNSHEKTPCEKILPFGIDLKSGSISEKNPRLHLHCKQMVLPDVSQALNGLQISSDYNVADLKTIELDAPLPNYMQRSWELLRS, encoded by the exons ATGCATTTAGGAGATAGAATCTTTCTTCCTAATACAGTCCAAGCATTGCCCGCGGAGTCTGAGAGACAGCATCACCATTACAATGAAGAAGAAGTGAACTTCGTTCGCAGCCTTGAGCTGTATAAG GATGAGGCCATTATTGTCATCAATAAACCTCCTGGATTGCCTGTTCAG GGTGGTGTTGGCATTAAAATAAGCTTGGATGAACTGGCTGAGTGTTGTTTAAGTTATGACTACTCTGAACCTCCTAGGCTG GTTCATAGACTTGACAGAGATAGTAGTGGTATATTGGTGATGGGAAGGACACAAACAAGTACTACGGTTCTGCATTCTATCTTTCGGGAGAAGACCTTTGCAGCATCTAATGAT GATATTGGAAATCAAAGAAGAATCCTACAAAGAAAGTACTGGGCACTTGTAATGGGAACTCCAAGACGTCAAAAAGGGTTAATTTCAGTACCACTGGGAAAG GTAGTGGTGGACAACGGTAAATCCGATCGAATAACAGTAGTTGAGAATGGCAACAACACAACTTCTCAGCATGCGGTGACACAGTATAGAGTAATCGAATCATCTcatg GGTTCACATGGCTAGAGTTATCACCAATCACTGGTAGAAAACATCAG CTGCGAGTTCACTGCGCTGAAGTATTAGGCACCCCAATAGTCGGGGACTACAAATATGGGTGGCAAACTCACCGTGAGTGGAAACGTTTTTCTTCACCCGATCTCGAGCAAAACTCACATGAGAAAACGCCCTGTGAAAAGATACTACCTTTCGGCATTGATTTGAAAAGCGGAAGCATTTCCGAAAAGAATCCTCGTTTGCATCTTCACTGCAAACAGATGGTTTTACCTGACGTATCTCAGGCTTTGAATGGTCTGCAAATATCCTCAGATTATAATGTTGCAGATCTCAAAACCATTGAGTTGGATGCTCCTTTGCCTAATTATATGCAAAGAAGTTGGGAGCTTTTGAGATCCTGA